Below is a window of Flavobacterium sp. CFS9 DNA.
AAAAATGGGAGTTATAAAATTAAAAAACATCCGCACTTTTTCCTACCATGGATGTTTAATTGAAGAAGGAAAAATTGGATCTGATTACACGGTCGATCTAAAAATTAAAACCAATTTAGAAAAATCAGCACAAACAGATCATTTGTTAGACACTGTTGATTACGTTCATTTGAACAAAATTGTAACGGAAGAAATGGCAATTCGATCTCATTTACTAGAGCATGTAGCCAAAAGAATCAATATTCGTGTACTTTCGGAGATCGAAATGATAGAAAAAACTACTGTTTGGGTTTCTAAGATAAATCCTCCTATTGGTGGTGATGTTGAAACAGTTACTATAAAAATGACGGAAACCAGAAAATAATTTTTTCTTTAAAAATGCGAATTTTTTAAAATAGTTACTTTGAAACTTTTGAAATTTAAAGATTTTAGTTACTTTTGCCATCCGTTCAAGT
It encodes the following:
- the folB gene encoding dihydroneopterin aldolase, giving the protein MGVIKLKNIRTFSYHGCLIEEGKIGSDYTVDLKIKTNLEKSAQTDHLLDTVDYVHLNKIVTEEMAIRSHLLEHVAKRINIRVLSEIEMIEKTTVWVSKINPPIGGDVETVTIKMTETRK